A window of Bos taurus isolate L1 Dominette 01449 registration number 42190680 breed Hereford chromosome 19, ARS-UCD2.0, whole genome shotgun sequence contains these coding sequences:
- the KRT9 gene encoding keratin, type I cytoskeletal 9: MSCRQFSSSSRSHRSGGGGGGCGGSFKSSSRFSSLGAGGGGSRFSSTSSYVVGSSGACGRGGSGSLSSSYGRGSGGGFSVGSFTGGLGGCIGGAVGGSGGLWGFGGGIGSAVGGFGGAVGGGDAGILPADEKTTMQDLNSRLASYLDKVQKLEKENTDLETKIRDWYDRQGPKNVKKDYSCYYDTIEDLKNQIVQITVENNKILVDIDNSRMTMDDFRVKFEMEQSLRQAVEADINGLRKVLDDLTMQKSDLEMQCESLQEELVALKKNHEEEMSQLCGQSTGDVSVEMNATPGVDLTKILNEMREDYEKLSAKNRSDIEQQYETQMRQIEQEVTTCSQEVESSNKEVTKLRHTVQELEIELQSQFSMKSALEKSLEDTENRYSGQLQQIQGQISILEGQLTDIRAEIECQNQEYSLLLSTKMRLEQEIKTYCSLLEGGQEDFESHGGGQTGFGNSKRSGGGSSYGRGSRGGSGGSCGGGSGGSSGGGSSSGGGSGGSCEEGSGRTSQSQSYSSKSGGCDTQGHQTRY, translated from the exons ATGAGTTGCAGACAGTTCTCTTCGTccagcaggagccacaggagtgGCGGAGGCGGCGGGGGTTGTGGGGGCAGCTTCAAGAGCTCAAGCCGCTTCAGCTCTttgggagctggaggaggagggagccGATTCAGCTCTACCAGCAGCTATGTCGTGGGGAGCTCCGGGGCCTGTGGGAGGGGAGGCAGTGGTAGCCTCAGCTCCAGTTATGGCAGAGGGTCTGGGGGCGGTTTTAGTGTTGGGAGTTTTACTGGAGGCCTTGGGGGTTGCATCGGTGGTGCTGTTGGAGGCTCTGGGGGGCTTTGGGGCTTTGGGGGTGGCATTGGCAGTGCTGTTGGAGGCTTTGGGGGTGCTGTTGGAGGTGGAGACGCTGGCATCCTGCCTGCTGATGAGAAGACCACCATGCAGGATCTTAACAGCCGGCTGGCCTCCTACTTGGATAAGGTGCAGAAACTAGAGAAGGAAAATACTGACCTGGAGACTAAGATCCGGGACTGGTATGACAGGCAGGGGCCCAAGAATGTCAAGAAGGATTACTCTTGCTATTATGACACCATCGAAGATCTGAAGAACCAG ATTGTGCAGATCACGGTGGAAAACAACAAGATTTTAGTGGACATTGACAACAGTCGCATGACCATGGATGACTTCAGGGTGAA GTTTGAGATGGAGCAGAGCCTGCGACAAGCAGTGGAGGCTGACATCAATGGTCTGCGAAAGGTGCTGGATGATCTAACCATGCAGAAGTCTGACCTGGAGATGCAGTGTGAATCTCTGCAGGAGGAGCTGGTGGCCCTCAAGAAGAATCATGAGGAA GAGATGAGCCAGTTGTGTGGGCAGAGCACCGGGGATGTCAGTGTGGAGATGAATGCTACCCCTGGCGTGGATCTCACTAAGATCCTCAATGAAATGCGCGAGGACTATGAGAAGCTCAGTGCTAAGAACCGAAGCGACATTGAGCAGCAATACGAGACTCAG ATGAGACAGATTGAGCAAGAAGTGACGACCTGTAGCCAGGAGGTGGAGTCCAGCAACAAGGAGGTGACCAAGCTTCGGCACACCGTCCAAGAGTTGGAGATCGAGCTGCAGTCTCAGTTCAGCATG AAATCGGCCCTGGAAAAGTCCTTGGAAGACACGGAGAACCGCTACTCTGGCCAATTGCAGCAGATCCAGGGTCAGATCAGTATCCTGGAGGGCCAGCTCACTGACATTCGGGCAGAGATTGAGTGCCAGAATCAGGAATACAGCCTTCTACTCAGCACCAAGATGCGGCTGGAGCAGGAAATCAAGACCTACTGCAGCCTCCTTGAGGGTGGCCAGGAGGATTT TGAATCTCATGGAGGTGGACAGACAGGCTTTGGAAACAGCAAAAGAAGTGGAGGTGGAAGCAGTTATGGAAGAGGATCCAGGGGAGGAAGTGGAGGCAGTtgtggaggaggaagtgggggcAGCTCTGGTGGAGGAAGTagctctggaggaggaagtggtggCAGCTGTGAAGAAGGAAGTGGAAGGACATCCCAGTCCCAGTCCTACTCCTCAAAATCCGGTGGCTGTGACACACAAG GCCACCAAACACGATACTAG